One genomic segment of Thalassospiraceae bacterium LMO-SO8 includes these proteins:
- a CDS encoding superoxide dismutase family protein produces the protein MRKIHPLALALSCAAALFTADAAQAATVTVTMHKATTGGPGKDLGTIAFEDTSQGMAITPRLMGLQEGLHGFHVDEFPNCAAKKKNSIAVPALAAGNPLGADQPGKGHPGDLPGLYVHYDGAAYTPTVAPAMKTADLIGHAIVIDALGPAYRDAPKPVGGAILRVACGVVTH, from the coding sequence ATGCGCAAAATCCACCCCCTCGCCCTCGCCCTGTCCTGCGCCGCCGCGCTGTTTACAGCCGATGCCGCCCAAGCCGCCACGGTGACCGTCACCATGCACAAGGCCACGACCGGCGGCCCCGGCAAGGACCTCGGCACGATCGCCTTCGAGGATACCTCTCAAGGCATGGCGATCACGCCCAGATTGATGGGATTGCAGGAAGGCCTGCACGGCTTCCATGTGGATGAGTTTCCAAACTGCGCCGCCAAGAAAAAGAACAGCATAGCCGTGCCCGCCCTGGCCGCCGGAAACCCGCTGGGCGCGGATCAGCCCGGCAAGGGCCATCCGGGCGACTTGCCGGGGCTGTACGTCCATTACGACGGCGCCGCCTATACCCCGACCGTGGCCCCCGCCATGAAGACGGCGGATTTGATCGGTCATGCCATCGTCATCGACGCCCTTGGCCCCGCGTATCGGGACGCCCCCAAGCCTGTGGGCGGCGCCATTCTGCGCGTCGCCTGCGGCGTGGTGACGCACTGA